The Drosophila biarmipes strain raj3 chromosome 2L, RU_DBia_V1.1, whole genome shotgun sequence genome has a window encoding:
- the LOC108032702 gene encoding carbonic anhydrase has product MSHHWGYTEENGPAHWAKDYPQASGHRQSPVDITPSSAKKGSDLKVAPLKWKYVPEHTKSLVNPGYCWRVDVNGAESELTGGPLGDQIFKLEQFHCHWGCTDSKGSEHTVDGVSYAGELHLVHWNTTKYKSFGEAAAAPDGLAVLGVFLQAGDHHAELDKVSSLLQFVLHKGDRVTLPQGCDPGKLLPDVHTYWTYEGSLTTPPCSECVIWIVFKTPIEVSDDQLNAMRNLNAYDVKEECPCNEFNGKVINNFRPPLPLGKRELREIGGH; this is encoded by the exons ATGAGCCACCACTGGGGATACACCGAAGAGAACG GACCCGCCCACTGGGCCAAGGACTACCCACAGGCGTCGGGACATCGCCAGTCACCCGTGGACATCACTCCCTCCAGCGCCAAGAAGGGCAGCGACCTGAAGGTTGCTCCGCTCAAGTGGAAGTATGTGCCAGAGCACACCAAGAGCCTGGTCAATCCTG GATACTGCTGGCGCGTGGATGTGAACGGCGCTGAGTCGGAGCTGACTGGCGGACCCCTGGGCGATCAGATCTTCAAGCTGGAGCAGTTCCACTGCCACTGGGGCTGCACGGACTCCAAGGGCTCCGAGCACACCGTCGATGGAGTGTCCTATGCCGGCGAACTGCACCTGGTGCACTGGAACACCACCAAGTACAAGTCTTTTGGCGAGGCAGCCGCCGCTCCCGATGGCCTGGCCGTCCTGGGCGTGTTCCTGCAGGCTGGCGATCACCACGCCGAGCTGGACAAGGTCAGCAGCCTGCTGCAGTTCGTGCTGCACAAGGGCGACCGCGTCACCCTGCCCCAGGGCTGTGATCCCGGCAAGCTGCTGCCCGATGTGCACACCTACTGGACCTACGAGGGTTCTCTGACCACGCCGCCCTGCTCTGAGTGCGTCATCTGGATCGTGTTCAAGACGCCCATCGAGGTGTCCGATGACCAGCTGAACGCCATGCGCAATCTCAACGCTTACGACGTGAAGGAGGAGTGCCCCTGCAACGAGTTCAACGGCAAGGTCATCAACAACTTCCGCCCTCCGTTGCCGCTGGGCAAGCGTGAGCTGCGCGAGATCGGGGGCCACTAA
- the LOC108032821 gene encoding uncharacterized protein LOC108032821 translates to MSRSKIWKYYDKLDRNSALCQLCEKIIKTCGNTSNLMKHMKTHPLVDLFDDDTAVVRGIYKRRVQEDHKRRMRKSLPYKEESSDFHSELLFKATREAGDIIEVEAHGLAKPALEQHISVQSVDYAWVTPEAAVAGTETVSAEDIIEFEPKEESDEPDRTSIHQEHAVRMPEADNLNLEAPVPILHSFHQHLAFFICRDRQPLQVLQGEGFQHLLKVLCPTYKPPSVAELEGIICREAELQRSKLRRQLAATHSLSLSCSMHTKVEGQSWLELVVHFLEGRQRISRTLSVQSLHDPLTSSQVVDRMERVCQRFDILKSKISCVTTRSSSLLEEAVTSFLGAQHHVPCFANHLNTVLDVVMKRPEISGLCEKVRLYVESTLDSGNHYSQYKLQLDAIQRPLTTYDMLDLYLKHASAHLEEPLPLSPAEIDLCQQLLDLLRPLTSSMRELSRMHYPVASTALPIAHTLINELKQEKSAQHQVIQEIRMFMVQQMEENFEGLEKNIAVAMASLLDPRFRNIPFQTGALVAQYMTQLYDMMQAHVESGEAVVGEDPVSHDNFDVWAAYKSFSLEKQRLINGSNGADADDEIATYFCAGLSTLQAEPIQIWQELSPAHPFLHNVAQRYLHIPSTAEPPTRLFTGEGAAVTEHFAKLNAMDDVLFLADVPKKDWNL, encoded by the exons ATGTCGCGTAGTAAAATATGGAAGTACTACGACAAGTTGGACCGAAATTCTGCCCTCTGTCAGCTGTGCGAGAAGATCATCAAGACGTGCGGCAACACGTCCAACCTGATGAAGCACATGAAGACCCATCCGCTAGT AGATCTCTTCGACGACGATACGGCGGTAGTGCGAGGCATTTACAAGCGACGCGTGCAGGAAGACCACAAGCGGAGGATGAGAAAGTCGCTGCCCTACAAGGAGGAAAGCTCCGATTTCCACAGCGAACTGCTGTTCAAGGCGACCAGGGAGGCGGGCGATATCATTGAAGTGGAGGCTCATGGACTGGCCAAACCCGCTCTGGAGCAGCACATCTCCGTGCAGAGCGTCGATTATGCTTGGGTCACTCCGGAGGCAGCAGTTGCTGGAACAGAAACCGTCAGCGCCGAGGACATCATCGAATTTGAGCCGAAGGAAGAGTCCGACGAGCCAGATAGAACTTCAATCCACCAGGAGCATGCTGTACGAATGCCCGAAGCTGA CAACTTAAACTTGGAAGCACCCGTGCCGATCCTGCATTCCTTCCATCAGCACCTAGCCTTTTTCATCTGCCGTGATCGTCAGCCTCTGCAGGTTCTTCAGGGCGAGGGATTCCAGCACCTGTTGAAGGTACTTTGTCCCACCTACAAGCCACCAAGTGTGGCTGAACTGGAGGGCATCATCTGCCGAGAGGCTGAACTCCAGAGGTCCAAGCTCCGGCGCCAGTTGGCCGCCACCCACTCGCTCAGCCTCAGTTGCTCCATGCACACAAAAGTCGAGGGTCAAAGCTGGCTTGAACTGGTGGTCCACTTTCTGGAAGGACGGCAGCGAATCTCACGAACGCTTTCTGTGCAGAGTCTTCATGATCCCTTAACATCCAGCCAAGTAGTGGACCGCATGGAGCGCGTGTGTCAGCGCTTCGACATTTTAAAGTCCAAAATCTCCTGCGTGACAACGCGGAGCAGTAGCCTACTGGAGGAAGCGGTGACCTCGTTTCTTGGCGCCCAACATCATGTGCCATGCTTTGCCAACCACTTGAACACTGTCTTGGATGTAGTGATGAAGCGACCCGAGATCAGTGGCTTGTGTGAGAAGGTGCGCCTGTATGTGGAGTCCACCCTGGACTCTGGAAATCACTACTCACAGTACAAGCTCCAGCTGGATGCCATTCAGCGACCCCTTACCACCTATGATATGCTAGACCTGTATCTGAAACATGCGTCCGCTCATTTGGAAGAGCCTCTTCCGCTTTCCCCTGCGGAGATTGATCTGTGCCAGCAGTTGCTGGATTTGCTAAGACCCTTGACCAGCTCCATGCGCGAGCTTAGTCGAATGCATTATCCGGTGGCCAGCACAGCCCTGCCCATTGCCCACACCCTGATCAACGAACTGAAGCAGGAGAAGAGCGCGCAGCACCAAGTGATCCAGGAGATACGTATGTTCATGGTGCAGCAGATGGAGGAGAACTTCGAGGGCTTAGAGAAGAACATAGCCGTGGCCATGGCCAGTCTGCTGGACCCGCGGTTCCGGAACATTCCCTTCCAGACTGGGGCCCTGGTGGCCCAATACATGACGCAGCTGTACGACATGATGCAGGCGCATGTGGAAAGCGGAGAGGCAGTTGTCGGCGAAGATCCTGTGAGCCATGACAACTTCGACGTGTGGGCGGCTTACAAATCCTTCTCCCTCGAGAAGCAACGCCTTATTAATGGAAGTAATGGCGCCGATGCCGACGATGAGATAGCCACCTATTTTTGCGCTGGTCTGAGCACCCTGCAGGCGGAACCCATTCAGATCTGGCAGGAGCTATCGCCAGCTCATCCCTTCTTGCACAACGTGGCACAAAGGTACCTTCACATTCCATCCACCGCAGAGCCGCCGACACGACTCTTCACTGGCGAAGGAGCTGCGGTGACGGAGCATTTCGCCAAGCTGAACGCCATGGATGACGTCCTCTTCTTGGCAGATGTTCCGAAAAAAGATTGGAATTTATAG
- the LOC108032624 gene encoding brefeldin A-inhibited guanine nucleotide-exchange protein 1: MHNNSTKTKEMFIVRALEKILADKDIRRSHHSQLKKSCDSALEQIKAELISAGQIAEGNELPCAALPLPKNDASSIINAETYFLPFELACKSRSPRIVVTALDCLQKLIAYGHLTGSIQDSANPGHLLIDRIVVTIYGCFNGPQTDEGVQLQIIKALLTVVTSQHVEIHEFTLLQAVRTCYDIYLSSKNLVNQTTARATLTQMLNVIFARMENQVYELPPPSSNPINGSIHSEDCNGSGEESLGDSDEVIASELLAEIISAAYNEAMKDQESVGEPEPTVNGNDYSSHSDHDSVELHSENDAVVTAKFTHILQKDAFLVFRALCKLSMKPLPEGHPDPKSHELRSKVLSLHLLLLILQNAGPVFRSNEMFIMAIKQYLCVALSNNGVSLVPEVFELSLSIFVALLSNFKVHLKRQIEVFFKEIFLNILEANSSSFEHKWMVIQALTRICADAQSVVDIYVNYDCDFSAANLFERLVNDLSKIAQGRQALELGANPMQEKSMRIRGLECLVSILKCMVEWSKDLYVNPNMPVPALQVQSPTTTDQDQADTTIQTMHSGSSHSLNSNQEQLQDLPEALEERKMRKEVMETGIELFNRKPQKGVQFLQEKQLLGATCQDIARWLHEDERLDKTVIGNYLGENDDHSKEVMCAYIDAFDFRQLEVVAALRILLEEFRLPGEAQKIDRLMEKFASRYCECNPQNQLFQSADTVYVLAFSIIMLTTDLHSPQVKHKMTKEQYIKMNRGISDSKSDLPEEYLSSIYDEISEHEIKMKNNSGMLQQPKPTGKQPFITEKRRKLLWNMEMEVISLTATNLMQSVSHVKSPFTSAKHLEHVRPMFKMAWTPFLAAFSVGLQDCDDPEIATLCLDGIRCAIRIACIFHMSLERDAYVQALARFTLLNANSPINEMKAKNIDTIKTLIMVAHTDGNYLGSSWLDIVKCISQLELAQLIGTGVRPQFLSGAQTTLKDSLNPSVKEHIGETSSQSVVVAVDRIFTGSMRLDGDAIVDFVKALCQVSVDELQQQQPRMFSLQKIVEISYYNMERIRLQWSRIWQVLGEHFNAVGCNSNEEISFFALDSLRQLSMKFMEKGEFSNFRFQKDFLRPFEHIMKKNASPAIRDMVVRCIAQMVNSQAHNIRSGWKNIFSIFHLAAGDHEEPIVELAFQTTGKIIGDLYQRQFAIMVDSFQDAVKCLSEFATARFPDTSMEAIRLVRTCAQCVHEAPQLFAEHAGMENDASVAEEDRVWVRGWFPMLFSLSCVVNRCKLDVRTRALTVLFEIVKTYGESFKPNWWKDLFNVIFRIFDNMKLPEHVTEKSEWMTTTCNHALYAIIDVFTQYFDVLGHLLLEELFAQLHWCVQQSNEQLARSGTNCLENLVISNGFKFNESTWDKTCQCILDIFNATLPQDLLSWRPKAHSSNNVPQEHNHFEALHIRCVVQLELIQTMDNIVFFPATSRKEDAETLAQAAADLTGGRNGSQSQLLECQREEQGMYGYLRTRQLLTLADCLMQSHRFAKRFNADHDQRSLLWRAGFKGSVKPNLLKQETSSLACVLRIFFKMYGDENRRSDWPGIEQELVQVCKEALGYYLSLQSEAHRDAWTSLLLLILTRLLKMSDARFATHVSNYYSLLCEMMCFDLKPELRSVLRRVFMRIGPVFNIMSVK, translated from the exons ATGCACAACAACTCCACGAAGACCAAGGAAATGTTCATCGTGCGTGCTCTAGAGAAGATCCTTGCCGACAAGGACATACGGCGCTCCCACCACTCGCAGCTGAAGAAGTCCTGCGACTCGGCGCTGGAGCAGATCAAGGCGGAGCTGATCAGCGCCGGCCAGATCGCGGAGGGCAACGAGCTTCCCTGCGCCGCACTCCCGCTGCCCAAGAATGATGCCTCGAGCATCATTAATGCGGAGACCTACTTCCTGCCCTTCGAGCTGGCCTGCAAGAGTCGCTCGCCCAGGATCGTGGTCACCGCTCTGGACTGCCTGCAGAAGCTTATCGCCTATGGCCATTTGACGGGCTCCATTCAGGACTCTGCGAATCCCGGACACCTGCTCATCGACCGCATTGTTGTGACCATCTACGGCTGCTTCAATGGACCCCAGACCGATGAGGGTGTCCAGCTGCAGATCATTAAGGCGCTGCTCACGGTGGTCACCTCGCAGCATGTGGAGATCCATGAGTTCACGCTGCTCCAGGCCGTGCGCACCTGCTACGACATCTACCTGTCCAGCAAGAACCTGGTCAACCAGACCACTGCCCGTGCCACGCTCACCCAGATGCTGAACGTGATCTTTGCCCGCATGGAGAACCAAGTGTACGAGCTACCACCTCCCAGTTCCAACCCCATCAACGGCAGCATCCACTCGGAAGACTGCAACGGCTCTGGAGAGGAGTCGCTGGGGGATTCCGACGAAGTCATAGCCTCGGAGCTGCTGGCGGAGATCATATCAG CCGCCTACAATGAGGCCATGAAGGATCAGGAATCGGTGGGGGAGCCCGAGCCCACAGTGAACGGAAACGATTACTCCTCGCACTCGGACCACGACAGTGTAGAGCTGCACAGCGAGAATGACGCAGTGGTCACCGCCAAGTTCACGCACATCCTGCAGAAAGATGCTTTTCTCGTCTTCCGGGCGCTCTGCAAGCTATCGATGAAGCCCCTGCCGGAGGGTCATCCGGATCCCAAGTCGCACGAGCTGCGCTCCAAGGTGCTGTCCTtgcatctgctgctgctcatcCTCCAGAATGCCGGGCCCGTCTTCCGTTCCAACGAGATGTTCATCATGGCCATCAAGCAGTACCTTTGCGTGGCCCTGTCCAACAACGGAGTGAGCCTGGTACCGGAGGTCTTCGAGCTGTCGCTCTCCATCTTTGTGGCTCTGCTATCAAACTTCAAGGTGCATCTGAAGCGTCAAATCGAGGTCTTCTTCAAGGAGATCTTCCTCAACATTCTGGAGGCCAATTCGAGCAGCTTCGAGCACAAGTGGATGGTGATCCAAGCATTGACACGGATCTGTGCCGATGCCCAGTCCGTGGTGGATATTTATGTGAACTACGATTGCGACTTTTCGGCGGCTAATCTTTTTGAGAGACTTGTCAACGATCTTTCGAAGATTGCCCAGGGTCGCCAGGCCCTCGAGCTGGGCGCCAATCCGATGCAGGAGAAATCTATGCGCATTCGCGGTCTGGAGTGTCTCGTTTCCATTCTGAAGTGCATGGTGGAGTGGAGCAAGGACTTGTATGTGAATCCCAACATGCCCGTTCCCGCACTGCAAGTGCAGTCGCCTACAACCACGGATCAGGATCAGGCGGACACCACTATTCAGACCATGCACAGCGGATCTAGCCACAGCCTAAACTCGAATcaggagcagctgcaggaCCTTCCAGAGGCGCTGGAGGAGCGCAAGATGCGAAAAGAGGTGATGGAAACTGGCATCGAATTATTCAACCGCAAGCCGCAGAAAGGAGTGCAGTTCCTGCAGGAAAAGCAGCTGCTGGGCGCCACATGCCAAGACATTGCACGTTGGCTCCACGAGGACGAACGATTGGACAAGACAGTGATTGGTAATTACTTGGGTGAGAACGACGACCACTCCAAGGAGGTGATGTGTGCCTACATCGATGCCTTTGACTTCCGTCAACTAGAGGTGGTGGCCGCGTTGAGAATTCTCCTCGAGGAGTTCCGGCTGCCAGGCGAAGCACAGAAAATTGATCGACTGATGGAGAAGTTCGCCAGCAGGTACTGCGAATGCAATCCCCAGAATCAGCTATTCCAAAGTGCCGACACCGTTTACGTGCTGGCATTCAGCATCATCATGTTGACCACGGATCTCCATTCGCCGCAGGTCAAGCACAAGATGACCAAGGAGCAATATATCAAAATGAACCGCGGCATCAGCGACAGCAAGTCAGATTTGCCCGAGGAGTACTTGTCCTCCATCTACGACGAGATTTCCGAGCACGAGATCAAGATGAAGAATAACTCCGGTATGCTTCAACAGCCGAAACCCACTGGCAAGCAGCCCTTCATCACGGAGAAGCGTCGAAAGCTGTTGTGGAACATGGAGATGGAGGTCATCTCCCTAACGGCCACCAACCTTATGCAGTCAGTGTCGCACGTCAAGTCGCCTTTCACCTCAGCAAAGCATCTGGAACATGTGCGTCCCATGTTCAAAATGGCTTGGACACCTTTTCTGGCCGCCTTCTCGGTGGGTCTTCAGGACTGCGATGATCCGGAGATTGCTACCCTCTGCTTGGATGGAATCCGTTGCGCCATTCGAATCGCGTGCATCTTCCACATGTCCCTGGAGCGGGATGCTTACGTGCAAGCCCTGGCGAGGTTCACTCTTCTAAACGCTAACTCGCCCATCAACGAGATGAAGGCCAAGAATATCGACACCATCAAAACGCTAATCATGGTGGCCCACACGGATGGCAATTATCTGGGCAGCAGTTGGCTGGATATAGTGAAGTGCATTAGCCAGCTTGAGCTGGCACAATTAATTGGTACTGGTGTGCGGCCCCAGTTCCTTTCCGGGGCACAGACCACACTCAAGGATTCGCTTAATCCCAGCGTGAAGGAGCACATCGGCGAGACGAGCAGCCAGAGCGTGGTAGTCGCTGTCGATCGTATATTCACCGGCTCCATGCGACTGGATGGTGATGCAATCGTGGACTTTGTAAAGGCCCTATGCCAGGTGTCTGTGGAtgaactgcagcagcagcagccaaggATGTTCTCCCTGCAGAAGATAGTGGAAATCAGTTACTACAATATGGAGCGTATTCGTCTGCAATGGTCACGTATTTGGCAAGTGCTGGGCGAGCACTTTAATGCGGTCGGATGCAACAGCAACGAGGAAATCTCCTTCTTCGCCCTGGACTCACTGCGTCAGCTGTCGATGAAGTTCATGGAGAAAGGCGAGTTTAGTAACTTCCGCTTCCAGAAGGACTTCCTGCGTCCCTTTGAGCACATAATGAAGAAAAACGCCTCGCCGGCCATACGAGACATGGTGGTGCGCTGCATCGCCCAGATGGTGAACTCACAAGCGCATAACATCCGATCTGGCTGGAAGAACATCTTCAGCATTTTCCACCTGGCAGCAGGAGATCACGAGGAGCCTATTGTGGAGCTGGCCTTCCAGACAACGGGCAAGATCATTGGTGATTTATATCAGCGTCAGTTCGCCATCATGGTGGACTCGTTCCAGGACGCGGTCAAGTGTCTGTCAGAGTTCGCCACCGCCAGGTTCCCGGACACCAGCATGGAAGCCATACGGCTGGTGCGCACTTGCGCCCAGTGCGTCCACGAGGCGCCGCAACTATTCGCGGAGCATGCCGGCATGGAGAACGATGCCTCGGTGGCGGAGGAGGATCGAGTGTGGGTGCGCGGATGGTTCCCCATGCTGTTCTCGCTTTCCTGCGTGGTTAATCGCTGCAAACTGGATGTGCGCACGCGCGCCTTGACCGTGCTCTTTGAGATTGTGAAGACGTACGGAGAGAGCTTTAAGCCCAACTGGTGGAAGGATCTGTTCAATGTGATCTTCCGCATCTTTGACAACATGAAGTTGCCCGAGCACGTCACCGAGAAGTCCGAGTGGATGACCACCACATGCAATCACGCCTTGTACGCTATCATTGATGTCTTCACGCAGTACTTTGATGTTCTGGGACACTTGCTGCTGGAGGAACTCTTCGCCCAGTTGCACTGGTGTGTCCAGCAAAGCAATGAGCAGTTGGCGCGATCTGGCACCAACTGCCTGGAGAACCTCGTCATTTCGAACGGCTTTAAGTTTAACGAGTCCACCTGGGACAAGACGTGTCAGTGCATCCTGGACATCTTCAACGCCACGTTGCCACAGGATCTGCTCAGTTGGCGCCCGAAAGCACATTCCAGTAATAATGTCCCCCAGGAGCACAACCACTTCGAGGCGCTACACATCCGTTGCGTGGTGCAGCTCGAGTTGATACAAACCATGGACAACATTGTCTTCTTCCCGGCGACGTCGCGGAAGGAGGACGCCGAAACCCTGGCCCAGGCGGCTGCTGATTTAACGGGCGGAAGGAACGGATCGCAATCGCAGCTGCTTGAGTGCCAGCGGGAGGAGCAGGGAATGTATGGCTATCTAAGGACCCGCCAGCTGCTCACCCTGGCCGACTGCCTGATGCAGTCACATCGATTCGCCAAGCGCTTCAACGCCGATCACGATCAGCGCAGTCTGCTGTGGCGGGCAGGGTTCAAGGGTTCGGTGAAGCCGAATCTGCTGAAGCAGGAGACCTCTTCACTGGCCTGCGTCCTGCGCATCTTCTTCAAGATGTACGGCGATGAGAACAGACGCAGCGACTGGCCGGGCATCGAACAGGAGCTGGTGCAGGTGTGCAAGGAGGCACTGGGCTACTATCTGAGTTTGCAGAGCGAGGCTCACCGAGATGCCTGGAcatcgctgctgctgctcatcCTGACGCGCCTGCTCAAGATGTCTGATGCTAGG TTCGCCACCCACGTGTCCAACTACTACAGCCTGCTCTGCGAGATGATGTGCTTCGACCTCAAGCCCGAACTGAGAAGTGTCCTTAGGCGCGTGTTCATGCGCATCGGTCCAGTATTCAATATAATGAGCGTTAAATAG